ATTCAAATAGAAAGTAATATGACAATTACAGGCGCAAATGCAGATATTCGTTTATCTAAAAAACCTTCTGATATAAAAAAAATGTTGTTTGAACTTTTTCAAGTTATTTTTTTAGGAAAAAAAACTAAAGATAAAAATATAGAAAGAATAGTTTTATTAATGAATAAAATGGGACCTAAAAGTGTTATTCTTGCAGATGGAGATCAAGAATCTTATGAATTATCTTTTTTGATTAATATCAAAATAAAAAGTCTTGCTTTACAAAAAAATAAATTTTTTTTATCAAAGGAAAGTAATGACAATGAATTCAAAAATTTTTTGAACAATTTGGAAAAAAAAAATATTGGATGTTTGTTCATTCATGATGTAAATCCTGTTTATAGTCTTCCAATTTCTATTTCTGAAATATTGAAAAAAAATATAAAAAAAATACCTTTAACAGTTTCTTTTTCCACAAAAAAAGATGAAACAAATGAAATTGTGGATGTTCTAGCACCTATTCCTCATTGGTTGGAATGCTGGGGTGATACTAATCCTGTTACTAATCTTTATACACTAATTCAACCTACTATTCAATCTATTTTTAACACAAGACAATTTCAAGATTCTTTAATTATTTGGGGTGAAATGAAAGAAAAAAATTATTACGAATACTTGAAAAAAACTTGGGAAAGAGATATTATTCCTAAATCTAATGTATTTTCTTTTAATGAAGCTTTATTTCATGGTTTTGTTGAAACTAAAAATCAAAAATATGTTTCAAATTATTTTTTGAGAAAAAAAAACGATAAAATACAAAAATATAAAAAAAAGATAATTTACAAAAAAGATAAAAATTCCAATTTTGAACTTAGATTATATACGAAAATTAGCATGGGTGATGGATATCATCATAATAATCCTTGGTTACAAGAGCTTCCGGATCCTATTACACGTACTACATGGGATAACTACTTAACTATATCATCTATTGATGCTAATAGAATGGAATTGAAGAATTGGAATTCAGGAGATGGAGCTTTGAATGCTAATTGTGTAGATCTAATTAACAATAATGAAACTATAATTAAGAATATACCTGTTTTTATTCAACCTGGACAAGCAATAGGGTCTATAGGTTTATCTTTCGGTTATGGTCAAAAAAAAGGAAAATTAGCTAATTTAGTTAATGGAAAAAACGCCTACAGGGTTTATGAAAATTTCCTGAAAATACAAAAAAATATACGAATAAAAAAAGTAGACAAGATACATAAATTTGCTTGTGTGCAATTACATCATACAACAGTAGGAAGAACTTTAGTAAAAGAAACAAATTTGGATATATTTTTAAAAAAACCAAAAGAAATCTGGAATGATGAAGAAAAAATTTTAAATAACAAAGAAATGTTTTCTCCAGAAGAAATTTCGATTTGGAATCAAAATCATGAAAAAGAAAAAAAAAATGGACATCATTTTAACCTATCCATAGATTTAAATGCTTGTATTGGATG
The sequence above is drawn from the Blattabacterium cuenoti genome and encodes:
- a CDS encoding 4Fe-4S dicluster domain-containing protein; translated protein: MKIDKKEKVFENYNPIKKILKEKTSRRDFLKWIGFSTASVTLAACKGPVIKSIPYVVKPDNITPGVPNYYASTMIDSFDIGSILVKTREGRPIKIEPNSSSKYFSTTSARIQSSLLSLYDEERLKGPFLKGKKSSWKEIDNYVIKHLKYLSKTKKDIIFLSYSFPSFSTKKLIQNFKNKYPFTKSIIYDPISYSQVLNASEEIFGVRGFPIFDLKKSELIISFDADFLGDWSPENMAKSYVFNRTPKKNMMQHIQIESNMTITGANADIRLSKKPSDIKKMLFELFQVIFLGKKTKDKNIERIVLLMNKMGPKSVILADGDQESYELSFLINIKIKSLALQKNKFFLSKESNDNEFKNFLNNLEKKNIGCLFIHDVNPVYSLPISISEILKKNIKKIPLTVSFSTKKDETNEIVDVLAPIPHWLECWGDTNPVTNLYTLIQPTIQSIFNTRQFQDSLIIWGEMKEKNYYEYLKKTWERDIIPKSNVFSFNEALFHGFVETKNQKYVSNYFLRKKNDKIQKYKKKIIYKKDKNSNFELRLYTKISMGDGYHHNNPWLQELPDPITRTTWDNYLTISSIDANRMELKNWNSGDGALNANCVDLINNNETIIKNIPVFIQPGQAIGSIGLSFGYGQKKGKLANLVNGKNAYRVYENFLKIQKNIRIKKVDKIHKFACVQLHHTTVGRTLVKETNLDIFLKKPKEIWNDEEKILNNKEMFSPEEISIWNQNHEKEKKNGHHFNLSIDLNACIGCGACIIACHSENNVPVVGKEEIEKSRDMHWLRVDRYYFSDNEENIYENPKISFQPIMCQHCEHAPCETVCPVGATSHGKQGQNMMTYNRCVGTRYCANNCPYKVRRFNWFNYVNNQKFDFNMNNTLGKMVLNPDVVVRTRGIMEKCSLCIQRTQYVIGVAKKENRKIKDEEFETACSVSCPTKAITFGDSNDHTSLIYKKIKNTRSYKLLDFIGVRPNVSYQLKIRNRKNEIEKLC